The following proteins are encoded in a genomic region of Aquifex aeolicus VF5:
- a CDS encoding IclR family transcriptional regulator: MEHQYKDIYIIQNVHLALEVLFLLEKKPYTFEKLQEELRISRQKLQKILTFLLESEWISFDEENKLYRLGIKNFELGVSYLKHLDIKKASKPILEEVAKKVKENVYLTTRVSYEVLYIEKSEVEREVMILSRYGRVLPLYASASGKIYLSHFDEKELENYFKTVKWVRHTPHTKTPEELLKELPKIRKEGYALNLEEYEEEVVSAAAPVYDYAGKVNYTVTIVAPSYRMTKEDLTGWVKEILKESAQKISVKLGRIR; the protein is encoded by the coding sequence ATGGAACATCAGTATAAGGATATATACATAATCCAGAACGTACACCTTGCCCTTGAGGTTCTATTCCTCCTTGAGAAAAAACCATATACCTTTGAAAAGCTCCAGGAAGAACTCAGAATCAGCAGACAGAAGCTCCAGAAGATACTCACATTCTTATTGGAGTCCGAGTGGATATCCTTTGACGAGGAAAATAAACTCTACAGACTCGGCATAAAGAACTTTGAACTCGGCGTATCTTACCTGAAGCACTTAGACATAAAGAAAGCTTCAAAACCCATCCTCGAGGAGGTGGCAAAGAAGGTAAAGGAAAACGTTTACCTGACGACCAGAGTCTCTTACGAGGTTCTCTACATAGAAAAGAGCGAAGTAGAAAGGGAAGTGATGATACTCTCGAGATACGGGAGGGTTCTCCCGCTTTACGCTTCCGCCTCCGGAAAGATTTACCTCTCTCACTTTGACGAAAAGGAACTCGAAAACTACTTTAAAACCGTAAAGTGGGTAAGACACACCCCCCACACCAAAACACCCGAAGAACTCCTGAAAGAACTCCCGAAAATCAGGAAAGAGGGTTACGCCCTTAACCTGGAAGAGTACGAGGAGGAAGTTGTAAGTGCTGCCGCCCCGGTTTACGACTATGCGGGAAAAGTAAACTACACTGTCACCATCGTTGCCCCTTCCTACAGGATGACCAAAGAAGACCTAACGGGCTGGGTTAAGGAAATACTGAAAGAAAGCGCTCAAAAGATATCCGTTAAGCTCGGAAGAATTCGCTGA
- a CDS encoding bifunctional phosphoglucose/phosphomannose isomerase — MEEVYKVVEGFYNQFEWEDIAKDLTPYKGIVFCGMGGSGIIGSFASKWLEHRSFNKPTFVVKDYTLPPFVDRDYLVFCISYSGNTEETLSNFEEAIGRGIKPLCITSNGKLMERAKEEGCEIYEVPKGFQPRYSLGFMLSKVLNLLGVDKDELEDAKENLKENLESLKQKGKEIANRIYGYIPVVYSTPLTAHIAERWKGQINENSKSPAYFTILPEMHHNEVMGWSNPELRNKFVYLLMFDEKDHHRVKLRVDITKKILEDFGVVPIMLKGEGNSYLARSLYLVHLADWVSVFLAELYGYDPVPVKTIERIKEELKKHA, encoded by the coding sequence ATGGAAGAAGTTTACAAAGTGGTGGAGGGATTTTACAACCAGTTTGAGTGGGAAGACATAGCTAAGGACCTCACCCCCTACAAAGGTATAGTCTTTTGCGGAATGGGAGGGAGCGGAATAATAGGAAGTTTTGCGAGCAAGTGGCTGGAACACAGAAGTTTTAATAAACCCACTTTTGTAGTGAAAGACTACACACTTCCTCCCTTTGTAGATAGGGACTATCTCGTTTTTTGTATCAGCTACAGCGGTAATACTGAAGAAACCCTCTCCAACTTTGAGGAAGCTATAGGGAGGGGAATAAAGCCCTTATGTATTACTTCAAACGGCAAGTTAATGGAAAGGGCAAAGGAAGAGGGCTGCGAGATTTACGAGGTTCCAAAGGGTTTTCAACCAAGATACTCCCTCGGGTTTATGCTCTCCAAAGTTCTGAACCTCCTCGGAGTTGATAAAGACGAGCTTGAAGATGCAAAGGAGAACCTCAAGGAAAACCTTGAAAGCTTAAAACAGAAAGGCAAGGAAATAGCGAACAGGATTTACGGATACATTCCAGTGGTTTACTCCACGCCTTTAACTGCCCACATAGCGGAAAGGTGGAAAGGACAGATAAACGAAAACTCAAAATCCCCTGCTTACTTTACCATTCTTCCCGAGATGCACCACAACGAAGTCATGGGCTGGAGCAATCCTGAACTCAGAAATAAGTTCGTTTACCTTTTGATGTTCGACGAAAAGGACCACCACAGGGTAAAGCTGAGGGTGGATATAACGAAAAAAATTCTGGAGGATTTCGGAGTAGTTCCGATAATGCTCAAAGGAGAAGGAAACTCTTACCTTGCGAGAAGTCTTTACCTGGTGCACCTTGCGGACTGGGTAAGTGTATTCCTTGCAGAACTCTATGGTTACGATCCCGTTCCCGTGAAAACTATAGAGAGGATAAAGGAAGAACTGAAAAAGCATGCCTAA
- the pfdA gene encoding prefoldin subunit alpha, translating to MAEEKKEVQKTPEQKMDELNRQLRGYMANIEALRAEISVINQSITDLRTAEATLRSLKELGKGKEVLIPVGATAQIKAKSEGVDEVIMSIGTGISAVMSYDEAVDRIRKEIAALEALRRALEEAIADLYNKIEELLEEVRKVGQEEAKK from the coding sequence ATGGCAGAAGAGAAGAAGGAAGTTCAAAAAACTCCTGAGCAAAAAATGGATGAGCTAAACAGACAGCTCAGGGGTTACATGGCTAACATTGAAGCCCTCAGGGCTGAAATTTCCGTTATCAATCAATCCATAACGGACCTCAGAACCGCAGAAGCTACTCTAAGAAGCTTAAAGGAACTCGGAAAGGGTAAAGAAGTGCTCATACCCGTAGGAGCTACCGCACAGATAAAGGCAAAGAGTGAAGGCGTTGACGAGGTGATAATGAGCATAGGAACGGGAATATCCGCGGTAATGAGCTACGACGAGGCGGTAGACAGGATAAGAAAGGAAATAGCAGCTCTGGAAGCTCTAAGGAGGGCACTTGAGGAAGCGATAGCCGATCTCTACAACAAAATTGAAGAACTTCTCGAAGAAGTAAGAAAAGTTGGACAGGAGGAGGCTAAAAAATAA
- a CDS encoding ArnT family glycosyltransferase produces MFGLALLINTFFLVFRVLYVLFYPVDLSPEEAQYWDWSRHLDLSYYSKPPMVAYMNFLSTHVFGNTELGVRINAILLSFLLSLITYFFAKKLFSEKVAFVASVVPNLFTGFSINSVLFTTDSPLIFFWALSVISFYFAIEKNTLSLWILTGVFSGLAFLSKYPAVFLLPLGILYLYLTKKELLKDLKIFSSVLVAFLIALPVLIWNAKHDFISFKHVSNLAQKHAHFPNFSTFFEYLGGQVLLLSVIPFFFVLYGWVRTFKERNKRLIFLTTFSLPVFLFFAFLSLKKRVYANWAGFGYYTASILFAYYFLKSPKSLKFLTLILSAFLTLLLHFTPLFDYLGLRNLLPPKRDPAKLLVGWEDLGKEVGRFYTGKELIFSTAYQISAELAFYVPGNPRTYVFHVNRYTQYYLWREGLKNFKGKDAVFVSYGGVPKEVMRSFEGKEFLKEVRVVWRNQVVRKFYIYKLKNFKGEFYENPKGY; encoded by the coding sequence ATGTTTGGACTTGCCTTACTGATAAACACTTTCTTTTTAGTTTTCAGAGTCCTTTACGTGCTTTTTTACCCCGTAGACCTCTCTCCGGAAGAGGCCCAGTACTGGGACTGGTCGAGACACCTTGACCTCAGTTACTACTCTAAACCTCCAATGGTAGCCTACATGAACTTTTTGTCAACGCACGTCTTTGGAAATACAGAACTCGGAGTCAGGATAAACGCCATACTTCTTTCTTTTCTGCTTTCCCTGATTACCTACTTCTTTGCCAAGAAGCTATTTTCCGAAAAGGTAGCATTTGTAGCCTCAGTTGTTCCCAATTTATTCACAGGATTTTCAATAAACTCAGTCCTCTTTACAACAGATTCCCCTCTCATTTTCTTCTGGGCACTTTCTGTAATTTCCTTCTACTTTGCGATAGAAAAAAATACCTTGAGCCTATGGATTTTGACGGGTGTTTTTTCGGGTCTTGCGTTCCTGAGCAAATACCCCGCTGTATTCCTCCTTCCCTTAGGGATTCTCTACCTTTATCTCACGAAAAAGGAACTTTTAAAAGATTTAAAGATATTCTCCTCTGTTCTGGTAGCCTTTTTAATTGCCCTTCCCGTTCTCATATGGAACGCAAAGCATGATTTTATCTCCTTCAAGCATGTCAGCAACCTGGCACAAAAGCACGCCCACTTCCCGAACTTTTCTACCTTTTTTGAGTACTTGGGAGGACAGGTTTTACTGCTCTCGGTCATTCCCTTCTTCTTCGTTTTATACGGTTGGGTAAGAACTTTTAAGGAAAGAAACAAAAGACTTATATTTTTAACCACTTTCTCCCTGCCGGTTTTCCTGTTTTTTGCTTTTCTTTCTCTGAAAAAGAGGGTTTACGCTAACTGGGCTGGGTTCGGATACTACACGGCTTCAATACTCTTTGCCTACTACTTTTTAAAATCACCTAAATCTTTGAAATTTCTAACCTTAATCCTCTCTGCATTTTTAACCCTTCTCTTACACTTCACACCTTTGTTTGATTACCTCGGCTTGAGAAATCTCCTTCCTCCCAAAAGGGATCCCGCAAAGTTATTAGTAGGCTGGGAAGATCTCGGAAAGGAAGTTGGAAGGTTTTACACGGGGAAAGAACTTATATTCTCAACCGCTTACCAGATTTCCGCGGAGCTCGCCTTTTACGTTCCGGGAAATCCGAGAACTTACGTTTTTCACGTAAACAGGTACACCCAGTACTACCTCTGGAGGGAAGGACTGAAAAACTTCAAGGGTAAAGATGCCGTATTCGTGAGCTACGGAGGCGTCCCGAAGGAAGTTATGAGAAGTTTTGAAGGAAAAGAGTTTTTAAAGGAAGTGAGGGTGGTGTGGAGAAACCAGGTTGTAAGAAAGTTTTATATTTATAAACTGAAAAACTTTAAGGGCGAGTTTTATGAAAATCCCAAGGGGTATTAA
- a CDS encoding prefoldin subunit: protein MLERLKAITNLLKGALEQRSRAEEGYIREEKVKEAIELLEALERDIMEKELKLAKEALEKFDSNRKFYYLVGKLYVEVSKEEAQKLIEDELKMFGGEGK from the coding sequence ATGCTTGAGAGATTAAAAGCCATAACAAACCTTTTAAAAGGAGCCCTTGAGCAAAGGAGCAGAGCGGAAGAGGGCTACATAAGGGAGGAAAAGGTAAAGGAAGCAATTGAGCTTTTGGAAGCCCTTGAGAGGGATATAATGGAGAAAGAGCTGAAGCTCGCAAAGGAAGCCCTTGAGAAGTTTGACTCAAACAGGAAGTTTTACTACCTCGTGGGGAAACTTTACGTGGAAGTGAGCAAGGAAGAAGCCCAAAAACTCATAGAGGATGAATTAAAAATGTTCGGAGGTGAAGGCAAATGA
- a CDS encoding TIGR00703 family protein, giving the protein MDKKELVEKIALNTLVFETLGQPEKEREFTIQDLRRWGFDLILGKKNGVRTFFASQAGREVGDKWEEGGATYEIEEILLELPENKKLFAHIETSEGVAYIVAELREGKENLEILRTPAPTLLMAFFKKHRLHELANNLKSVGVITEFYKQRGRESLPLPYKKLPLVARDFLERAKKVEKMAGFGRVALAYFGKTREKDNRFRVSWLLPTIALFDIDISEKANTALEEFK; this is encoded by the coding sequence ATGGATAAAAAGGAACTCGTAGAAAAGATAGCCCTAAACACACTCGTCTTTGAAACATTGGGACAACCTGAGAAGGAAAGGGAGTTTACAATACAGGATTTGAGAAGGTGGGGCTTTGACTTGATACTCGGAAAGAAAAACGGCGTTCGAACCTTTTTTGCTTCACAAGCAGGCAGGGAGGTTGGGGATAAGTGGGAGGAGGGAGGGGCTACGTATGAAATAGAAGAAATACTCCTTGAACTTCCAGAGAATAAAAAGTTATTCGCCCACATAGAGACGAGTGAGGGTGTGGCCTATATAGTAGCGGAGCTGAGAGAAGGAAAAGAAAATCTTGAAATTCTGAGAACCCCCGCCCCAACACTCTTGATGGCGTTCTTCAAAAAACACAGACTCCATGAGCTCGCCAACAACCTAAAGAGCGTGGGTGTCATTACGGAATTCTACAAACAAAGGGGAAGAGAAAGCCTTCCGCTCCCCTACAAAAAACTTCCCTTGGTTGCCAGGGATTTCCTTGAAAGAGCTAAGAAGGTAGAAAAGATGGCGGGCTTCGGAAGGGTAGCCCTCGCTTACTTCGGAAAGACTAGAGAAAAGGACAACCGCTTCAGGGTGTCCTGGCTCCTTCCCACGATAGCCCTTTTTGACATAGATATTTCAGAAAAGGCAAACACCGCACTGGAGGAATTCAAATGA
- the mnmG gene encoding tRNA uridine-5-carboxymethylaminomethyl(34) synthesis enzyme MnmG: MAWVVDEFDVVVIGGGHAGIEAALAAARMGAKTAMFVLNADTIGQMSCNPAIGGIAKGIVVREIDALGGEMGKAIDQTGIQFKMLNTRKGKAVQSPRAQADKKRYREYMKKVCENQENLYIKQEEVVDIIVKNNQVVGVRTNLGVEYKTKAVVVTTGTFLNGVIYIGDKMIPGGRLGEPRSEGLSDFYRRFDFPLIRFKTGTPARLDKRTIDFSALEVAPGDDPPPKFSFWTEPVGSYWFPKGKEQVNCWITYTTPKTHEIIRKNLHRTALYGGLIKGIGPRYCPSIEDKIVKFPDKERHQIFLEPEGLDTIEIYPNGLSTSLPEEVQWEMYRSIPGLENVVLIRPAYAIEYDVVPPTELYPTLETKKIRGLFHAGNFNGTTGYEEAAGQGIVAGINAALRAFGKEPIYLRRDESYIGVMIDDLTTKGVTEPYRLFTSRSEYRLYIRQDNAILRLAKLGRELGLLSEEQYKLVKELEREIEKWKEFYKSERVSVAVGGDTRSYSVATLMTMNYTLDDVKEKFGYEVPQHPYVKEEVEIQLKYEPYIERERKLNEKLKKLEDTKIPPDIDYDKIPGLTKEAREKLKKFKPITVGQASRIDGITPAAITALLVYLGKLD, from the coding sequence ATGGCTTGGGTAGTTGACGAGTTTGACGTGGTAGTTATAGGAGGCGGACACGCTGGGATAGAGGCAGCCCTTGCGGCAGCGAGAATGGGCGCAAAGACAGCGATGTTCGTTCTGAACGCGGATACCATAGGACAGATGTCCTGCAACCCCGCAATAGGAGGAATAGCAAAGGGAATAGTGGTAAGGGAGATAGACGCCCTCGGGGGAGAGATGGGAAAGGCTATAGACCAGACGGGTATTCAGTTCAAGATGCTGAATACGAGAAAGGGAAAAGCAGTCCAGTCTCCGAGAGCTCAGGCGGACAAAAAACGCTACAGGGAGTACATGAAAAAGGTATGTGAAAATCAGGAAAACCTTTACATAAAACAGGAAGAAGTTGTGGACATAATAGTGAAGAACAATCAAGTTGTGGGTGTAAGGACGAACCTCGGAGTTGAGTACAAAACGAAAGCGGTTGTCGTGACTACGGGAACCTTTCTGAACGGCGTTATATACATAGGCGACAAGATGATACCCGGGGGAAGGCTCGGAGAACCGAGAAGCGAAGGGCTTTCCGACTTTTACAGGAGATTTGATTTTCCCCTAATACGCTTTAAGACTGGAACGCCCGCGAGACTTGACAAGAGAACCATAGACTTTTCCGCTCTAGAAGTAGCTCCCGGAGACGACCCGCCCCCTAAGTTTTCCTTCTGGACCGAGCCCGTGGGCTCTTACTGGTTCCCTAAAGGAAAAGAACAGGTAAACTGCTGGATTACGTATACGACTCCCAAAACCCACGAAATTATCAGGAAGAACCTCCACAGAACGGCCCTTTACGGCGGTCTCATTAAGGGAATAGGACCAAGGTACTGCCCCTCAATTGAGGACAAGATAGTGAAGTTCCCCGACAAGGAGAGACACCAGATATTCCTAGAGCCCGAAGGTCTGGACACAATAGAAATATACCCGAACGGACTCTCCACTTCTTTACCCGAAGAGGTCCAGTGGGAGATGTACCGCTCAATCCCCGGACTTGAAAACGTAGTCCTAATCAGACCCGCTTACGCCATAGAGTACGACGTTGTTCCGCCCACAGAACTTTACCCAACTCTTGAGACGAAAAAGATAAGGGGTCTCTTCCACGCGGGTAATTTCAACGGAACTACGGGATACGAGGAAGCAGCAGGTCAAGGAATAGTGGCGGGAATAAACGCAGCCCTCAGAGCTTTCGGAAAAGAGCCCATATACCTGAGAAGGGACGAGAGCTACATAGGCGTTATGATAGATGACCTCACGACTAAAGGAGTTACGGAACCCTACAGACTCTTTACCTCCCGTTCTGAATACAGGCTGTATATAAGGCAGGATAACGCAATACTTAGACTAGCAAAGCTCGGAAGGGAACTCGGACTCCTCAGTGAGGAGCAGTATAAACTCGTAAAAGAACTCGAAAGGGAAATAGAGAAGTGGAAGGAGTTTTACAAGAGCGAAAGGGTAAGCGTTGCGGTGGGAGGAGACACGAGGAGTTACAGCGTTGCCACACTAATGACCATGAACTACACCCTTGACGATGTAAAAGAGAAGTTCGGATACGAAGTGCCCCAGCACCCTTACGTAAAAGAAGAAGTGGAAATCCAGCTAAAGTACGAGCCCTACATAGAGAGGGAGAGGAAATTAAACGAAAAGTTAAAGAAACTTGAAGACACGAAAATACCACCCGACATTGATTACGACAAAATCCCGGGTCTTACGAAAGAGGCGAGGGAAAAACTTAAGAAATTCAAACCCATAACCGTAGGTCAGGCCTCCAGAATTGACGGAATTACGCCCGCAGCGATAACGGCACTACTCGTTTACCTCGGAAAGTTAGACTGA
- the epmA gene encoding elongation factor P--(R)-beta-lysine ligase, translating to MDLLDAWDYFINEVRKFFKEKGYTEVSTPLLLDFPNLDSNVEPVKVEVLERGENKVKWLHTSPEYSMKKLLSRYKRDIFQITKVFRNNEWGRLHRIEFHMLEWYAVGCDYLYLIEELKQLLNKLFGFKEFEVITVEEAFKRHFGEGIPQEESSMKELLERKGIDFSEDEDWETLFYRAFIEVERHLGFNRPTFLINFPERLCALAKVRNGYAERFELFIKGIELANGWTEETNPEEVRKRLEREAKKRNLPLDEDFIKAHEDMPECAGCSLGIDRLFSLFLGKEELVSEFFRA from the coding sequence ATGGATTTGTTAGATGCTTGGGATTACTTCATAAACGAGGTTAGAAAATTTTTCAAAGAGAAGGGCTACACCGAGGTCTCCACCCCCCTCCTTCTCGACTTTCCCAACTTAGACTCAAACGTAGAGCCCGTAAAGGTGGAAGTTCTGGAAAGGGGAGAGAATAAAGTAAAGTGGCTTCACACGTCCCCCGAATACTCTATGAAAAAGCTCCTTTCCCGCTACAAAAGGGATATATTCCAGATAACAAAAGTCTTCAGGAACAACGAGTGGGGTAGGCTTCACAGGATAGAGTTTCACATGCTCGAGTGGTACGCTGTAGGTTGCGACTACCTTTACTTAATAGAGGAGCTCAAACAGCTCCTCAATAAACTCTTTGGCTTCAAAGAATTTGAAGTTATTACGGTGGAGGAAGCCTTTAAAAGGCACTTCGGGGAGGGAATTCCGCAGGAAGAAAGCAGTATGAAAGAACTCCTTGAGAGAAAGGGTATTGATTTTTCAGAGGACGAAGACTGGGAAACGCTTTTCTACAGGGCTTTTATAGAAGTTGAGAGGCATTTAGGTTTTAATAGACCCACTTTTTTGATAAACTTCCCGGAAAGGCTGTGCGCCCTCGCAAAAGTAAGAAACGGATATGCGGAGAGGTTTGAACTCTTTATAAAGGGAATAGAACTCGCAAACGGCTGGACCGAGGAGACCAACCCTGAGGAAGTGAGAAAAAGGCTTGAGAGGGAAGCAAAAAAGAGAAATCTTCCCTTGGACGAGGACTTTATAAAGGCTCACGAAGATATGCCCGAGTGTGCGGGATGCTCCCTCGGTATAGACAGGCTCTTTTCCCTCTTTTTAGGAAAGGAAGAACTTGTCAGCGAATTCTTCCGAGCTTAA
- the thpR gene encoding RNA 2',3'-cyclic phosphodiesterase → MKVVRAFVGFFTSKSINEVAERIKKEVDLKIMGKWVEPQNVHMTLQFLGDITEAQAIEVIKNLQEISKKNIPFRIKYKGLGVFPDVKRPRVLWIGVSEGANKLTNLAKEVARLNAKKGIIPKNSKNFVPHVTICRIKSYDRKTLNELLRKYRTVEFGEDEVNKIALISSTLTSVGPIYTVVEEFYLGG, encoded by the coding sequence ATGAAAGTTGTGAGGGCTTTTGTTGGTTTTTTCACGAGCAAATCCATAAACGAGGTAGCGGAAAGGATAAAAAAGGAAGTGGATTTAAAAATTATGGGAAAGTGGGTGGAACCCCAAAACGTCCACATGACGCTCCAGTTCCTCGGGGACATCACAGAAGCCCAAGCTATAGAGGTGATTAAAAATTTACAGGAAATCTCAAAGAAGAACATACCCTTCAGGATTAAGTACAAAGGTCTCGGCGTATTTCCCGACGTCAAAAGACCGAGGGTCCTCTGGATTGGTGTATCGGAAGGGGCAAACAAGTTGACAAATCTCGCAAAGGAAGTGGCAAGACTAAACGCAAAGAAGGGTATTATCCCGAAAAATTCTAAGAACTTCGTTCCCCACGTTACGATATGCAGGATAAAGTCCTACGACAGGAAAACCTTAAACGAACTCCTCAGGAAGTACAGAACAGTTGAGTTTGGTGAAGACGAGGTAAACAAGATAGCCCTCATTTCCAGTACACTCACGTCCGTGGGACCCATATACACGGTGGTTGAGGAGTTTTACCTCGGAGGGTGA
- a CDS encoding DUF505 domain-containing protein, which produces MIIMREHALALLAVKEAKERGEPTYKVAEKTREEEVFLELEFQNLVRLEKPLEYTLTYWGEALVNLLHEMIDKGYIPHPENWDEHFRWIGSEIISMIHSTILNDGRPGEKIEHALMERGFLEEVEVEKKGKIKTVNEYAKAVYEIYNEITPKLEISRELAEYIRKMPPGPAEKSMLPEGKHFPLLLESMRLIAFSVPNSDVYALTGLGQAVEQTLRVMPFSLDTLISEDILEDFVTALDEGIQKLPEAGQEVMYALGLFDDQGNLLPAGEKLLEVYKLWKKKSYPFYRTFNLEVFEEEILKTIDKLLKKHQEQAGPLPTKEEIVREMLLRPLKEYKHLVEYYGRKINQDFNYKKKEEIKKKFQELKTVEELFKHFYEKGGEWYKKMMDLVTEALYSLESFDLITTELTEKGELYYVPTEHGKKVLEDLEKHGIRDITATGVKAITITKREFMAPNYEWYKQAVDEVLVRTGAPTDSGRLYSELAYTIKRKPHLTRFELMVLHKIPKAGMFLSELFKEFDEVMKEEVHLAVEKLQARGFLDVLPNEGLVLTKAGELIKEAVSSVPEGLGNPVNPFMYRIVEAISKVGNLYVKEEKVRILPKQFEEVEKMTGLDHETFLNELSLLRLIGILGQNSLHKSGLALLKAVEEIQKTPVEEV; this is translated from the coding sequence ATGATTATAATGAGGGAACACGCTCTGGCACTCCTAGCTGTAAAGGAAGCAAAAGAAAGAGGAGAACCTACTTACAAGGTTGCGGAAAAAACGAGAGAAGAAGAAGTTTTCTTAGAACTTGAGTTTCAGAACTTAGTGAGGCTTGAAAAACCCCTCGAGTACACCCTTACCTACTGGGGTGAGGCTCTCGTGAACCTCCTCCACGAGATGATAGACAAGGGTTACATTCCGCACCCAGAGAACTGGGACGAGCACTTCAGGTGGATAGGCTCGGAAATAATCAGCATGATACACTCCACAATCCTCAACGACGGCAGACCGGGAGAGAAGATAGAGCACGCCCTAATGGAAAGGGGCTTTTTAGAAGAAGTGGAAGTGGAAAAGAAAGGAAAGATAAAGACCGTAAATGAATACGCAAAAGCCGTTTACGAAATTTACAACGAGATAACGCCTAAACTGGAAATCTCACGGGAGCTTGCGGAATATATAAGGAAGATGCCTCCTGGTCCCGCAGAAAAGAGTATGCTCCCTGAAGGAAAACACTTTCCCCTGCTCCTTGAGTCCATGAGACTCATAGCCTTTTCAGTTCCCAACTCCGACGTATACGCCCTGACGGGACTCGGTCAGGCGGTGGAGCAAACCCTGAGGGTTATGCCCTTCAGTTTAGACACACTTATATCGGAAGACATTCTGGAGGACTTCGTAACCGCCCTTGACGAGGGAATACAAAAACTTCCCGAAGCGGGACAAGAAGTTATGTACGCGCTCGGACTCTTTGACGACCAAGGAAACCTTCTTCCCGCAGGCGAAAAACTCCTCGAAGTTTACAAACTCTGGAAAAAGAAGAGCTACCCCTTCTACAGAACCTTCAACCTTGAAGTCTTTGAGGAAGAAATACTGAAAACGATAGACAAACTCCTCAAGAAACACCAGGAACAGGCTGGACCCTTACCCACTAAAGAGGAAATAGTCAGGGAAATGCTACTGAGACCCCTAAAGGAGTACAAACACCTCGTTGAATACTACGGAAGGAAGATAAATCAGGACTTTAATTACAAGAAGAAAGAAGAAATAAAGAAAAAATTCCAGGAACTAAAAACCGTTGAAGAGCTTTTCAAACACTTCTACGAAAAGGGCGGAGAGTGGTACAAGAAGATGATGGATCTGGTTACGGAAGCCCTTTATTCACTTGAGTCTTTTGACTTAATAACGACTGAGCTCACAGAAAAGGGAGAACTTTATTACGTTCCCACGGAGCACGGCAAAAAAGTTCTGGAGGACCTTGAAAAGCACGGAATAAGGGATATCACCGCCACCGGTGTTAAGGCTATCACAATAACAAAGAGGGAGTTTATGGCCCCCAATTACGAGTGGTACAAGCAGGCTGTAGATGAGGTACTCGTGAGAACGGGAGCACCCACTGACAGCGGAAGGCTGTACTCTGAGCTCGCATACACCATAAAGAGAAAGCCACACCTCACAAGGTTTGAACTCATGGTTCTCCATAAGATACCAAAAGCGGGAATGTTCCTGAGTGAACTCTTCAAGGAATTCGACGAAGTTATGAAAGAGGAAGTTCACCTCGCGGTTGAAAAACTTCAGGCAAGAGGATTTCTGGACGTCCTTCCTAATGAAGGACTCGTTCTCACAAAGGCAGGAGAACTCATAAAGGAAGCTGTATCCTCCGTTCCCGAAGGACTCGGCAACCCTGTAAACCCCTTCATGTACAGAATTGTGGAAGCCATATCCAAGGTAGGAAACCTTTACGTAAAGGAAGAAAAGGTGAGGATTCTCCCAAAACAGTTTGAGGAAGTAGAAAAGATGACGGGACTTGACCACGAAACATTCTTAAACGAACTTTCTCTCCTGAGACTCATAGGCATACTGGGACAGAACTCTCTCCACAAGTCCGGACTCGCACTCCTAAAGGCGGTAGAAGAAATACAAAAGACTCCCGTAGAAGAAGTTTAA